One genomic region from Streptomyces sp. NBC_01304 encodes:
- a CDS encoding MBL fold metallo-hydrolase has protein sequence MDLIKILPELHLLRFPVGQAYLWRDEDELTLIDAGAVGAGPQIAGAVTRLGLRPVDVRRIVLTHFHEDHAGGAGEFAALSGAQVLAHRLDARIVRGEVPGPAPVLEEWELPIWAEVAPQLPPAPAEPVVPDVLDLEDGDVLDFGGGARVVHAPGHTDGSIALHLPRHGVLFTGDAVAASPVDGQVMLGVFNLDREQALASFRELAALDTRVACFGHGDPVTEDGGAALRASADGYAHL, from the coding sequence ATGGACCTCATCAAGATCCTTCCCGAGCTGCACCTGCTCCGTTTCCCCGTCGGCCAGGCCTATCTGTGGCGTGACGAGGACGAGTTGACGCTCATCGACGCCGGGGCGGTGGGCGCGGGGCCGCAGATCGCGGGCGCCGTCACGCGGCTCGGGCTGCGGCCCGTCGACGTACGCCGCATCGTGCTCACGCACTTCCACGAGGACCATGCGGGCGGCGCCGGCGAGTTCGCCGCGCTCAGTGGGGCGCAGGTGCTCGCGCACCGGCTCGACGCGCGGATCGTACGCGGTGAAGTGCCGGGCCCGGCGCCCGTGTTGGAGGAGTGGGAGCTGCCGATCTGGGCCGAGGTGGCGCCGCAGCTGCCGCCCGCGCCCGCCGAGCCGGTCGTGCCCGACGTGCTGGACCTGGAGGACGGCGACGTCCTCGACTTCGGCGGCGGCGCCCGCGTGGTGCACGCGCCCGGGCACACGGACGGCAGCATCGCCCTGCATCTGCCGCGCCACGGCGTGCTGTTCACCGGCGATGCGGTGGCGGCCTCGCCGGTGGACGGGCAGGTGATGCTCGGCGTGTTCAACCTGGACCGGGAGCAGGCCCTGGCCTCGTTCCGCGAACTGGCGGCCCTCGATACCCGGGTCGCGTGCTTCGGGCACGGCGACCCGGTGACCGAGGACGGCGGCGCGGCGCTGCGGGCGTCGGCCGACGGGTACGCCCACCTCTAG
- the mtnA gene encoding S-methyl-5-thioribose-1-phosphate isomerase: MERSITWDSGTIRTLDQRALPHERRIMRLTTVDQLVDAIETLAIRGAPAVGVAGALGVALAARHHTVDGLLDRPAVQVQAERIATARPTAVNLAWGVRRALTRLPEGADAVLDEALTMLDEDEQANRDASARAARFLREQCGPGPLRILTHCNTGRLATVAWGTALGTIRELAAAGQVQEVIAGETRPLLQGARLTAWELAEEGIPHRLCVDSAGPAAIATGMVDCVIVGADRITARGDVANKIGTYPLAIAAQRAGIPFVVVAPESTVDVTVLDGAGIRIEERADEEVTHHAGQLMAPVGTRAFNPAFDVTPADLVTAVVTESRTLRPGGELAERVAARIQVVADFPTPGVSFQDLGPLYADPALVRDTATAIWRQFQGRFDCVLALEARGFPIGSAVAQRAGAPLILARKPGKLPGEVVSVSYGLEYGNDRLEMQSDALAPGARVLIIDDVLATGGTLEAAAQLVKGSGGHIGGLAAIVELGGLGGRGRLTPHEVFCVHDVT; this comes from the coding sequence GTGGAACGCTCCATCACCTGGGACAGCGGCACCATTCGCACCCTCGACCAGCGAGCTCTCCCCCATGAACGACGCATCATGCGGCTGACCACCGTCGATCAACTCGTCGATGCCATAGAGACTTTGGCGATACGCGGCGCACCTGCCGTCGGAGTGGCCGGCGCGCTCGGCGTCGCGCTGGCCGCCCGCCACCACACCGTGGACGGCCTGCTCGACCGGCCCGCCGTCCAGGTACAGGCCGAGCGCATCGCCACCGCGCGCCCCACGGCGGTCAACCTCGCCTGGGGCGTACGACGGGCACTGACCCGGCTCCCAGAAGGTGCCGACGCCGTGCTCGACGAGGCGCTCACCATGCTGGACGAGGACGAACAGGCGAACCGCGATGCGTCCGCCAGGGCCGCGCGATTCCTGCGCGAGCAGTGCGGACCGGGGCCGTTGCGGATCCTGACCCACTGCAACACCGGGCGGCTGGCCACCGTCGCCTGGGGTACGGCGCTGGGCACGATCCGCGAACTGGCGGCGGCCGGCCAGGTGCAGGAGGTCATCGCCGGCGAGACCCGCCCGCTGCTCCAGGGCGCGCGCCTGACCGCGTGGGAACTCGCGGAAGAGGGTATTCCGCACCGCCTGTGCGTGGACTCGGCCGGCCCGGCTGCCATCGCCACGGGCATGGTCGACTGCGTGATCGTGGGAGCCGACCGCATCACCGCCCGAGGCGATGTGGCAAACAAGATCGGCACCTACCCCCTCGCCATTGCCGCGCAACGCGCCGGGATCCCCTTCGTCGTCGTCGCGCCCGAGTCCACCGTGGACGTGACCGTGCTGGACGGCGCCGGCATCCGCATCGAGGAGCGCGCCGACGAGGAAGTGACGCACCACGCCGGACAGCTCATGGCACCGGTGGGCACCCGAGCCTTCAACCCGGCGTTCGACGTCACCCCTGCGGACCTGGTGACGGCCGTCGTCACCGAATCACGGACACTCAGGCCCGGCGGCGAACTGGCGGAGCGCGTCGCCGCACGCATCCAGGTCGTGGCGGACTTTCCCACACCCGGCGTCAGCTTCCAGGACCTCGGCCCGCTCTACGCGGATCCGGCGCTGGTCCGGGATACGGCCACGGCGATATGGCGGCAGTTTCAGGGCCGGTTCGACTGCGTACTGGCCCTGGAAGCCCGCGGGTTCCCGATCGGCAGCGCCGTCGCGCAGCGGGCCGGTGCCCCCCTGATCCTTGCCCGCAAGCCCGGCAAGCTCCCCGGCGAGGTCGTCTCCGTCAGCTACGGCCTTGAGTACGGGAACGATCGCCTGGAGATGCAGTCCGACGCGCTGGCTCCCGGTGCACGTGTCCTGATCATCGATGACGTACTCGCTACCGGCGGCACGCTGGAAGCCGCGGCCCAGCTGGTCAAAGGCAGCGGGGGACACATCGGCGGACTCGCCGCCATCGTCGAACTCGGCGGGCTCGGCGGACGCGGCCGGCTGACTCCCCACGAGGTCTTCTGCGTCCACGACGTCACGTGA
- a CDS encoding AfsR/SARP family transcriptional regulator, with amino-acid sequence MNDAGACRLPSAPKTRQLLALFVLYNNTPVSMAMCLEELWGNHGPRSAVQSLHTRIMHIRHALAASPSIGSHEGAKQALTTQHRGYQLHAAPGSVDLHHLERHVAESRRAEAAGDERRLRFALRAALQLWHGPALTDVELGSYLQARVTGLEELRLTLLDQRIEAELRLGMHHELLPELSQLAAEYPAHENFHAQYMLALYRSGRAAQALDAYHLLRGSLNQNLGIDPSPRLRGIHSAILNADPELTTPPSRGRALSLDLFSA; translated from the coding sequence ATGAATGACGCCGGAGCCTGCCGGCTCCCCTCGGCCCCCAAGACGCGCCAGCTGTTAGCGCTGTTCGTCCTGTACAACAACACTCCGGTCTCCATGGCCATGTGCCTGGAGGAACTGTGGGGCAACCACGGCCCACGGAGCGCCGTCCAGAGCCTCCACACCCGCATCATGCACATCCGGCACGCACTGGCCGCATCCCCGTCGATCGGCTCGCACGAGGGCGCCAAGCAGGCTCTGACCACCCAGCATCGCGGCTATCAACTGCACGCCGCTCCGGGCAGCGTCGACCTCCACCACCTCGAACGGCACGTCGCGGAATCACGCCGCGCCGAAGCCGCAGGCGACGAGCGCAGACTGCGGTTCGCCCTGCGCGCGGCACTCCAGCTCTGGCACGGTCCGGCCCTCACCGACGTCGAACTGGGCAGCTACCTCCAGGCCCGCGTCACGGGACTGGAAGAGCTGCGCCTCACCCTCCTCGACCAGCGCATCGAGGCCGAACTGCGCCTCGGCATGCACCATGAACTCCTCCCCGAACTCAGCCAGTTGGCCGCCGAGTATCCGGCGCACGAGAACTTCCACGCGCAGTACATGCTCGCCCTGTACCGCTCCGGCCGAGCAGCCCAGGCCCTCGATGCCTACCACCTGCTGCGAGGGTCCCTCAATCAGAACCTGGGCATCGACCCCTCACCGAGGCTGCGCGGCATTCACAGCGCCATCCTCAACGCCGACCCCGAACTGACCACGCCGCCCTCACGCGGCCGGGCACTGTCACTGGACCTGTTCAGCGCCTGA